The Candidatus Eremiobacteraceae bacterium nucleotide sequence GTGGCCGTTCTGTATATCGAACGGTCGTTCTGCCGGCGTGCACGCCCAGTATAACATAGTTGTCGGAAGGCGGGCGAGAGAAGCCGCGTAAACTCCGCGCGGTGCTTGGCTCGACGTCGCTCGAGCCGGACACGATGGGGAGGGTATCGTGCCGAAATCTTGGCTATCATCAGTTCTTATCGCCGCCGCGGTTTTGTCGACGGTCGCCTTGGCATCGCCGGCAGTGGCGGCGAACACGACAGATGATTCGAAGCTCGCCGCGATCGGGCGGACGTTTTACAGCGGATCGTGGGAGTTCAGGCCCGCTGAGGCCACAGGCGCCGGCGTGCACGACTACGACTCGCAGCTCGGCAGCGTGGAGCCGGCGGCTTTTGCGGCTGAGATCGCCCGGCTGGACAAGACGCTCGACGAGCTACAGGCGATAAAAACCGATGACTTGTCGCTCGACGGACAGGCCGACCGGCAACTCCTCACGAGCGACATAGGACGCCGTCTATTCGCGCTAGAGACGCGACCCGAGTGGCGCATGTCGCCGAACTACTACGTCGATCTCGGGTCGAGCGCGGTTTTCTCCATCGTCTCGCGAGATTTCGCGAGCTTATCTGCGCGCATGGTCTTAGTCACCCAGCGCGAGAGTAAGATACCCGCGATGCTCGTGCAGGGCGAGAAGAATATCGTCCCGTCCGAGGTGCCAGCGATCTACGCACAGACCGCGCAGCTCGACGCGCTCGGGGCAGCCGACTTCCTCGAGCACGACGTCGCCGATGCGTTCGCGCCGGTGACCGGTGATCCGGCCGATAGGGCGGAGTTCGTCAAGACGAACGCCGCCGCGGCTGCGGCGTTCAGGAGCTACGCCGCCTACATCAAGCAGACGATCGTACCCGAGGCGCACGCGCCGTTCGCTATCGGCGCCGCCGCCTACGAGCATCTCGAGACGCTGCAGAACGTCGACGACATCCCGCTTCCGAAGCTCCTCGCCGTCGGCGAAGCCAACCTTGCGAAGGACAAAGCGGCGTTCATCGCCACGGCGCACGAGATCGATCCTCACGCATCGCCTACCGAGGTCGCGGGCAAGATAAAAGCAGACCATCCGACCGGAGATCGGCTCATCCCAACAGCGCAATCCGATCTAGACCAGCTAGTGGCGTTCATCAAGGCCAAGCATATCCTCGACCTGCCCGATGCGCCGGTCGCCAGGGCAGTGCCGACGCCGCAATTCGAACGCCAATTCACCTTCGCATCGATGGACTCGCCCGGACCGCTCGAGACGAAAGCGACGGAGGCGTACTACAATGTGACGCCCGTCGATCCCGGATGGACGAGCGCTCAGTCAGACGAGCATCTCGGTTTCTTCAATCGCTACAACCTGCTCGTCGTCTCCGCGCACGAGACGTATCCGGGTCACTACACGAATTATCTGTTCAACAAGCAGACGGACCTCAGCCTCATCCGCAAGCTCGAATGGAATGTCGCGTTCGGGGAAGGCTGGGCGCACTACGACGAACAGATGGTGGTCGACGAAGGGCTCGGCGGCGGCGATCCGCGCTACCGCCTTGCACAGCTTTCGGGCGCGCTCCAACGCGACTGCCGCTATATCGTCGGGATAAAAGAGCACACGCAGGGGATGACGATCGAGCAAGCGACACAGTTCTTGATGGACAACGGATTCATGGGTCGCGAGCCTGCGTATCGCGAAGCGGTGCGCGGTACGGAGGACCCGCTCTACGGATACTACACGCTCGGCAAGCTCATGCTTCTGAAGCTGCGCTCCGACTACCAAGCCAAGATGGGCTCGCAGTTCGAGCTGGCGAAGTTCCACGACGCTCTTCTGTCGCACGGGGATCCGCCGATCTACTACATCCGTCGCATGCTGCTCGGCGCTGACGACAAGGGCTCGCTCTTGTGAAAGCGCCTGAGTGACACAAGTCCCGTCGGCGCGACGACCGGCAGCGCAGCCCGCACTCGTGTGGGCTGCGCTGTTGACGGTGTACGTGCTTTGGGGCTCGACGTACCTCGCGATCCGCGTCGCGGTGACGACGATGCCGCCGCTGCTCATGGCCGGCGCGCGGTTCGCTATCGCGGGCATACTGCTCTTGGCCTGGCGTTTGCCGACGGCGATCCGCACGGGAAGGCTTCCTTCGCTCGACCAGTGGCGCCGGACACTCGTCATCGGGGCGGCGCTACTGCTAGGCGGCAACGGCGCCGTCGCTTATGCCGAACAGACGGAGCCGAGCGGCGTGACGGCGCTCGTCGTGTCGACCGTGCCGCTCTGGATGACGGCGATCGATGCAGTCTTCTTCAAGCGAATGCCGTCACGACTGGCGCTCGTCGGACTTGCGACGGGCTTCGCGGGCATCGTGCTACTCGTCGGCAAGCCCGGCGAAGGATCTATCTCGATCGCCGGCGCGATCGTGCTCGTCTTGGGGTCGCTATCCTGGGCTGCCGGCTCCCTTTACTCGCGCGCCGCAAAGCTGCCTGACGACTCTTTCCTCGCGACGGGCATGGAGATGTTAGGCGGCGGAGTCTGCCTTCTCATCGCGAGCACCGCGAGCCGCGAGTATGCCCGGTTCAACATTGGTACGGTTTCGCACAATTCGTGGATCGCGTTCTGGTGGCTCGTCTTCTTCGGCGGCATCGTCGGCTTCAGCGCATACTTGTGGGTCATTCGCAACGCGAGCACGGCGCTCGTCTCGACCTACGCCTACGTGAATCCCGTCGTCGCCGTCGCGCTCGGTTGGGCGATTCTCGGCGAGCAGGTCACTTTCCAAACGTTTCTCGCCGGAGGCGTTATCCTAGCAAGCGTCGCGTTGATAGTGTCGGCCGGCACGCGTACATCTCCAGACGACCAGTGATGAAAGCCGCAATGGGACGCCGGCGGTCTCTCATAGCCGTGGGAGCCATGAAACCTTATGGCGAACATGCCGATAGAAAAAATAGGAGCGATGTGAATCAAAGCACTGTGAGTCAAGACTCTGTGAATCAAGCCGTTGTCGTCAAGAAATTCAATTGGCCCACGTGGGGCGGCCTTGCGGTCATCCACGTCGGCGCACTCGCCGTCTTCATCCCAGGAACGTTTTCATGGAGCGCCGTCGCCGTCGCGATAGCGCTCTACTATTTGGCGGGCGGCATCGGGATCTCGTTCTGCTATCACCGGCTGCTGACGCATCGCAGCCTGAGCGTTCCCCGCTGGCTCGAGCGATTCGCAGCGTTGCTCGGCACGCTCGCGCTGCAAGGCGCGCCGATCGAGTGGGTGGCGACGCACCGCATCCACCACGCGCACACCGACACCGATGAGGATCCGCACGACGCGCATCGCGGTTTGCTGTGGACGCACGTCGATTGGCTTTACCGGCCGAACAAGAACCGCCCGAACCTGATCGAGCAGGAACGCTACGCAAAAGATCTGTGGAGCCAGCCCTACTACCAATTTCTCGCCAAGGCGCACGTGCCGCTGCAGATAGCTCTCGGCGTTGTCTTGTTCCTCATAGGCGGCTGGCCGTGGCTCGTCTGGGGCGTGTTCGTGCGTTTATCGTTCCTGTACCACGTGACGTGGTTCGTCAACAGTGCGGCGCACCGTTTCGGCTACCAGACGTACAGGACGGGCGACAAATCGACGAACTGCTGGTGGGTCGGCCTGCTGACGTGGGGCGAGGGCTGGCACAACAACCACCATGCGTTCCCGTTCTCGGCGCGGCACGGCATGCAGTGGTTCGAGTTCGATCCGACGTGGCTCGTCATCAAGACGCTGCGCGCGCTCCGTCTGGCGCACGACGTCAAGCTGCCGACGCCAGCGATGAAAGAGAAGCTCAGGCAGGTCGCCTAAGCGCTCGCGCGCTCGGTCTTATCTCGCAAAATCGCGCTGGGTGAGAAACGTCCAGCGCTTTTGCTTCGCCTTCCATACCGAGACGATCTTCAACGTCGTGTCGCCGTTCTGGTCGAACGAGAAGACGCCGAGGATGCTGTTGAAATTCGACGTGCCGCGGAGCAGGTCGAGGACTTCCTCGCGCGTCGGCATCCTGCCGCCGTCCTGTCGGACTGCTCGTGCGATAGCGTCGACGAGCACCATGGTCGCGACGTACGCGCTCGCCGAATAGGCGCCCGCCGCCTGACCGTATGCGGCTTGGTATTCCTTGACGAACGTCGCGGCGGTCGGAAGCGCATCTGCGTTCGCAGAGGCGACCGTCGCGTAGCTGTTCTCCGATTCCGGGCCCGCGACGTCGAGGAACTGCTGGTTCTGGATGCCGTCGCCCGAAGCGTAGTTCGTATGCGCGAGCGGCGTGCCGGCCATCTCTTTGCGGGCGACTGCTGCGCCGGTCGAGCTTTCGCCGCCGAAGAAGACGATGTCGGCGCCCGAAGCGCTCGCTTCCGCTATGGTCGATCTGAAATCGGTCTGCGTCGGCTGTTCGTGGACGTGATCGAGAACCGTGCCGCCTTCGGATTTGAATTCGCCGGCCCACTGGTCCGCGACACCGCGGCCGAACGTCTGCCCGTCGTCGATGACGAACGCGCGCCGCGCGCCAAGTATCTTATACGCGAACGCGGCACCGGCAGACCCTTGCACGTCGTCGGTCGGACAGACGCGGAAATACGTGATCGAGAGCGGATGCGCTTTGCGCAGTGCGAGCGCTTGCGGCCCTTTCGTCAGCTCGGGGCTCGTGTTCGCCGGGCTGATGAGCGCGAGCGAATCTTGATTCGAGATCGGTATGAGCGCTTGAGCGACGTTGCTGTTGAGCGGCCCGATGACGCCGAGATCCGCCGGATCGGCGACGAATGATTCGAAATTCGACGTGCCTTTGTTCGGGTCGTGGACACCATTGACGGCGTCGTCACGGACGTCGGCGCGCAGCGTGAATCCAGGGATGAGATTATCGTCGTTCGCGTCTTTCAACGCCAATTTGACACCGTTCGCCGTCGGAACGCCGTCGGATGCGTCGGCTCCCGACAACGGCAGATCGACGCCGACGGTTATCGAGCCGCCGGTCGCCGCGTCGGACGTGCCTGCGGCTGCCGAACATCCGACCTGCGCCGTCGTCGGCAGGAGCGCTACGAAAAGTGCTAGCGCGCGAAATGACGCTCTCATGCGGGCCTTCCTTAACTATCGGGACCTATCGGGCCGCCGTTTTAACGGCCTATTAAGGGTATCGGCCGTTTGGCACCGCCTTTTGTTGACATGCGTCACGTTTGCGTGGTATCATGGCCACTCGTAACCCATACGCACTCTTCGCCGCACGGAAAGGACGGTCCGATGATCCGACTCGATCTCATCAACCACGGCATCGCACCTCTTACGTGCGTGCTTGACCGCGCGCTCATCCGCGGGGACGTCATTTCCTGTTGAACTTCGCAGCGTAATGCGCTGCGACCGATAGACGTGACGACCCCCGCGAACGCCGCGGGGGTTTTCGTTTTGCATCATCGTCATGCTGCTGAAGGAGGAAAGGTCATGGAAACGTGGTTCATCGCCGAACACGCCCGTCGCCGCTGCGACGAACTACGTGCACAAGCCATGCGCGATCGACTCGCGCGTCATGCTCGCGCACGGCGTCCCGGCGCACGCCGGCGCTTTGCTCGCGCCCTCGTCGCGCTCGGTTCGATGTTCGTCGCCGCAGGTAATCGGGTCGACGACGCGGCTCCAGCCGCGAACTAGTGTAGCGGTCGAGCTTTAGCTCGACCGCTAAGGTCTCGCAATGCGGCGGATCAAAATAACGTCGTTCGCCGCAGGGGGACTCGCCCGAGTGGTGGGAGCGGTCGACGTTTACCGTCGACCGCCGCGGCCTTGCATCGAAGTGCGCATAGATTCGGGAGTTCTCGCCGCGTGCCCGCGAGGGCGACCCCCTTGCGGCGAACGACTCAAGGATTCCATTGGCAACAGACCGCGGCGGTCGAGCTGAAGCTCGACCGCTACAAAGTTCGACGACGTGTTTTCGATCCGTGTATCAGTGGATGGGGGTCGTAGCCGTGGCGACGGAAGATCGATTGGCCGTCTGCGCCGGTCGCCGCGTCGAGGAGCGCGCGGGCGAGATCGGGCTGCTTCGAGCCGTGAGCGATCGCGATGTAGTTCGCGGCTTCGACTTCGAAAGCGCTCGGGATCGGAACGATCTTCACCGTATCTTTGTATTTCGAGCTGACATCGGTGAAGTAGACGATCCCGCCGTCGGCTTCCCCGAGCGCCACTTTCTCGAGAACCTGCTTGACGTTCGTCTCGAACGAAACGGCGTGCCCCAATGCGCGCGAGCTGAAATCGTCGCCGTATGCTGCCGAGGCCTTCTGGAATATCCCGCGCGTGTAGATGCCGATGGGAACCGCGTCGGTGCCGAGGACGAGCTTCACGTTCTTGTCCGCGAGGTCGCGGAGCGACTCGATCCCGCCGGGATTGTCTTTGGGCACGACGATGACTTCGTGCCCTTCCGACAGCAAGCGGACGTCGTCGACGAGCCCTTCTTTCACGAGAGCATCCATGTGCTGCTTGTCGGCGGACACGAAGATATCGAACGGCGCGCCCTGCTCGGCTTGCGTCTCCAAGATCTGCGTGCCGGCGTACTCGGGCGTGACGATGACGCCTGGATGCGACTGCTCGAACGCGCCGATGACGTCGTTGAGCGGATCGGTGACGTTCGCCGCCGCGAGAGCGACGAGCGTCACCTGCCGCGTCGGATCGGCTGCGATCTTCGAGCCGTGCGCGAATCCGACGGTGATCGCGGCGAAGGCGAGCGCCGCGGGGCGCGTCAGCGCTCGTTTGAGGTCGACGACGGTCAAAGGGATACTCCCACAGTCAAGTGGTCCTAACGGCGTGTTCTTGGACCGAGGCGAATACGGTGTCGCCGACGGCATATCCCGCCCGCTTCGCATCCTCGGCGTTGATGTCGACGCGGAGCGTCGTGCCGCCGCGCGCGACGACGCGGACTTGCGCACCGAGCGGACGGATGTCGACGATCTCGACTCGCCACTCGTAGCGCGACGCGGTCGGCACCGACGACAAGGTCGCAGACCACGGATCGAATGCGATCGTCTGACCATTGTCGCCGTCGCCGCTGCGAACCGTTGCGATGTTCGTCCCTGTCAGTGCGGCGACGAAATCGTCGGCCGGGAAGCGCGCCATCTCGTCGGCGGTGCCGGTCTGCACGATACGGCCGCGGTGCATCGCCGCGATGCGATCGCCGAGCAGGCGCGCGTCGTCGTAGTCGTGCGTGACGACGATAGCCGGGATCGCGAGCCGCGCGAGGACGTCGCGCAGCTCGAGCCTGATCCGAGCTCTGCTCTCGACGTCGAGCGCGGCGAGCGGCTCATCGAGCAACAGCGCCTTCGGCTCCGTGACGAGCGCCCGCGCGAGCGCGACGCGCTGACGCTCGCCGCCGGAAAGCTCGGCCGGTCGCGCCTGCGCGACGCGCCCGAGGCCGAGGAGCGAGATCGCGCGATCGATGCGATCGGCGCGTTCCGCCACACCGACGCGAAAGAGTCCATACCCGATGTTGTCGCGCACGTTCAGGTGCGGGAACAGCGCATAGTGCTGGAAGAGATAGCCGATCTTGCGCCGCTCCGGGGGCTCGTCGATCCGCGACGCGACGTGGACGAGCGCGTCGCCATCGAGCGACACGGATCCCGAGTCGGGTCTGGTCAAGCCGGCGATGATGTTGAGGAGCGTGCTCTTCCCCGCACCCGAACGCCCGACGAGCGCGAGCGTCTGCTCTCGGATCGTGAAGTCGACGTCGAGCTCGAACTCAGGAAGACGCTTGCGAAATCGGCAGTCGAGCAATGTCGAGCGTCTCCTCGCGCCGGTGTGGAGCTGCGTCACGGCCCATGCGCCAGTCGAGCAGCCTGATGAGCAGCAGCAGCGCGAAGGCTGCGAACAAGAGCAACGCGGCCATCGCGACCGCCACGTCGAGGCCGGAGTCGAGCGCGGTGTAGATCGCGAGCGGCAGCGTCTGCGTCACGCCGGGCAAATTTCCCGCGAAGAGCATCGTCGCACCGAACTCGCCAAGTGCGCGGGCCCAACTAAGCGCGGCCCCGGCGAGGATGCCGCCGGCCGCGAGCGGCAGCTCGACCGCGACGAATGTCCGCAGCGGCGATGCTCCTAGCGTTCGCGATACGGCGACGAGGTCCGCATCGATCGCGTCGAACGCCTGGCGCGCCGCCACGATGAAGAACGGTCCAGCGACGAAAGCCTGCGCGATGACGACCGCGGCGGTCGTGAAGGCCACCCCGAGGTGGATCGATTCGAGCGTCGGTCCGAGCAAGCCGCGGCGGCCGAAGACGAGCAGCAGACCGACGCCGGCGACGGCCGGCGGCACGACGATCGGCATCTGCACCGCCGCTTCGAGCAGCCGTTTGCCACGGAAACGAGAGCGCGACAGCCAGTAGGCAAGCGGCGTTCCGAATAATATGGTGACGGCGACCGACTCAAAGGTCGTACGCAGGCTGAGACCGAGCGCCGCTACCGCGATCGGCGACGTCAGATCGGCGAGCGCCTTCGCCGGCGGGACCGCGACGAATACGGCTACCAAGGGGAGGAAGAGGAACGCGAGCGCGAGCGCGACTACCGCGCCAAGCGCGATCCGGCCAAGCGTTATCTCAAGACGCGGCATCGAGCGCCCGTTCGCTCGGGGCAGGACCGCTCCCTAGACCTGTTTTGACCGGATGTGACGCGGGTAACGCGTAACGCGTGGCCCCCGCGTCGCATCATACATACCGGCCGGCGCCGGTTTGCGCGCCGTCGCATCGACTCGAAACGAGCCATTTTTTGAAAGACCGAGTCTTCAAGACCAATCTCGACGGATCGCCCGGTTCAGGGCCCGCGAGTTGGTTCGCATTGCGCACCGACGATCCGAGATCGCTCATCGAGCATCTCAAAGACGCGGCCGGGCCCGACATCGCCGAGCACTTCGCGCGCGGCGATTTTGAGAAGTGGCTGCGCGAGCTGTACAGCCGGCCCGATCTCGCCGAAGGCGTCAAGCGCTTGCGCGAGACGTGGAACGGCCGGCACGATCCCAGGCGCGAGCTCATCGCGCTGCTGCAAGCGCTGAAATAAATAAAAACGAGCAGCCTCCGCAGGGCGAACGGGGGCCGCTCTTTTCCGTCAACGTAAGTCGCCCGCGAATCGGTTCACGCCGCTGGGATATCAAGCGTCCCACAGCCAATTCACAGGCGCCTTGACCGATCGCAAGTGGGAGATCCTCTCCTCGGAATACGTGGTCCAGTCGCCGTGGTACCGGCTGCGTCGCGATGCCTGCCGCCTGCCTGACGGCACGGTCATCGATCCGTACTACGTGCGCGAGCACGACGGTTTCGCCGTCGTTTTCGCCGTCACGCCGGACGGCGATGTCGTGTTCGCCAAGCAGTACAAGCATGGGTTCGGCGGCTTCGTCTTGGAGCTGCCCGCCGGGATGCTCGAGCAAGGCGAAGGTCCGCTCGAATGTGCTCGGCGGGAGCTCGAAGAGGAGACCGGCTATACGAGTCTGCGCTTCGAGAAGATCGCCGAGTTCATCGCCGACCCGACGAGCTCGACGGGATTGTCGCACGTCTTCGTCGCCCTCGATGCTCGGCCGGATGGCGTGCTGTCTCCCGACCCCGGCGAGGATATCGAGACGGTCCTCGTACCCGTCGACCGCGTCCTCGACGAAGTACGGTCCGGCCACATCCGTGCGCAAGGCCAAGTCGCGGCCGTCTACGCCGCGCTCGATCGACTCGGAAAACTGCGAGCGGTCTGACCCCGTCGCGGCTACGCGCGAAACCTCACCGTACCGCCGACGACGGTCGCGATGACCCTCGTGCTTCCGATCTCTTTGGGCGCGATCGAGTCGAGCGACCGCTCGAGCAACACGAAATCCGCGTCCATGCCAGGTGCGAGCACGCCGCGCCGTCCCTCGTCGAACGACAGTTTCGCCGCGTCGGAGCAATAGGCGCGCAACGCCTCTTCTACCGTGAAGCGCTCCGCTGGGACGTGATGATCGACGAGCGCTTGGATGCCGAGCAGCGCGGAAAATTTCGTCACCGGGCTATCCGAGCCGGCGCAGATGACGCACCCGGCGCGCTTGGCGGTCTTGAACAGGTTCATCTCTCGGGCGCGATCCGCGCCGAGGCGCTGCGCGTACATGCCGTCGTCGCCGCCCCACAGCAGATCGAAAACGGGCTGTATCGACAAGAGCATCCGGCAGCGCGCGGCGCGGGCGATCTGGTCGGCGCGCGCGATCTCGAAAT carries:
- a CDS encoding fatty acid desaturase: MNQAVVVKKFNWPTWGGLAVIHVGALAVFIPGTFSWSAVAVAIALYYLAGGIGISFCYHRLLTHRSLSVPRWLERFAALLGTLALQGAPIEWVATHRIHHAHTDTDEDPHDAHRGLLWTHVDWLYRPNKNRPNLIEQERYAKDLWSQPYYQFLAKAHVPLQIALGVVLFLIGGWPWLVWGVFVRLSFLYHVTWFVNSAAHRFGYQTYRTGDKSTNCWWVGLLTWGEGWHNNHHAFPFSARHGMQWFEFDPTWLVIKTLRALRLAHDVKLPTPAMKEKLRQVA
- a CDS encoding DUF885 domain-containing protein, which codes for MPKSWLSSVLIAAAVLSTVALASPAVAANTTDDSKLAAIGRTFYSGSWEFRPAEATGAGVHDYDSQLGSVEPAAFAAEIARLDKTLDELQAIKTDDLSLDGQADRQLLTSDIGRRLFALETRPEWRMSPNYYVDLGSSAVFSIVSRDFASLSARMVLVTQRESKIPAMLVQGEKNIVPSEVPAIYAQTAQLDALGAADFLEHDVADAFAPVTGDPADRAEFVKTNAAAAAAFRSYAAYIKQTIVPEAHAPFAIGAAAYEHLETLQNVDDIPLPKLLAVGEANLAKDKAAFIATAHEIDPHASPTEVAGKIKADHPTGDRLIPTAQSDLDQLVAFIKAKHILDLPDAPVARAVPTPQFERQFTFASMDSPGPLETKATEAYYNVTPVDPGWTSAQSDEHLGFFNRYNLLVVSAHETYPGHYTNYLFNKQTDLSLIRKLEWNVAFGEGWAHYDEQMVVDEGLGGGDPRYRLAQLSGALQRDCRYIVGIKEHTQGMTIEQATQFLMDNGFMGREPAYREAVRGTEDPLYGYYTLGKLMLLKLRSDYQAKMGSQFELAKFHDALLSHGDPPIYYIRRMLLGADDKGSLL
- a CDS encoding EamA family transporter → MTQVPSARRPAAQPALVWAALLTVYVLWGSTYLAIRVAVTTMPPLLMAGARFAIAGILLLAWRLPTAIRTGRLPSLDQWRRTLVIGAALLLGGNGAVAYAEQTEPSGVTALVVSTVPLWMTAIDAVFFKRMPSRLALVGLATGFAGIVLLVGKPGEGSISIAGAIVLVLGSLSWAAGSLYSRAAKLPDDSFLATGMEMLGGGVCLLIASTASREYARFNIGTVSHNSWIAFWWLVFFGGIVGFSAYLWVIRNASTALVSTYAYVNPVVAVALGWAILGEQVTFQTFLAGGVILASVALIVSAGTRTSPDDQ
- the modA gene encoding molybdate ABC transporter substrate-binding protein, which encodes MTVVDLKRALTRPAALAFAAITVGFAHGSKIAADPTRQVTLVALAAANVTDPLNDVIGAFEQSHPGVIVTPEYAGTQILETQAEQGAPFDIFVSADKQHMDALVKEGLVDDVRLLSEGHEVIVVPKDNPGGIESLRDLADKNVKLVLGTDAVPIGIYTRGIFQKASAAYGDDFSSRALGHAVSFETNVKQVLEKVALGEADGGIVYFTDVSSKYKDTVKIVPIPSAFEVEAANYIAIAHGSKQPDLARALLDAATGADGQSIFRRHGYDPHPLIHGSKTRRRTL
- a CDS encoding branched-chain amino acid ABC transporter substrate-binding protein is translated as MRASFRALALFVALLPTTAQVGCSAAAGTSDAATGGSITVGVDLPLSGADASDGVPTANGVKLALKDANDDNLIPGFTLRADVRDDAVNGVHDPNKGTSNFESFVADPADLGVIGPLNSNVAQALIPISNQDSLALISPANTSPELTKGPQALALRKAHPLSITYFRVCPTDDVQGSAGAAFAYKILGARRAFVIDDGQTFGRGVADQWAGEFKSEGGTVLDHVHEQPTQTDFRSTIAEASASGADIVFFGGESSTGAAVARKEMAGTPLAHTNYASGDGIQNQQFLDVAGPESENSYATVASANADALPTAATFVKEYQAAYGQAAGAYSASAYVATMVLVDAIARAVRQDGGRMPTREEVLDLLRGTSNFNSILGVFSFDQNGDTTLKIVSVWKAKQKRWTFLTQRDFAR
- a CDS encoding ABC transporter ATP-binding protein codes for the protein MLDCRFRKRLPEFELDVDFTIREQTLALVGRSGAGKSTLLNIIAGLTRPDSGSVSLDGDALVHVASRIDEPPERRKIGYLFQHYALFPHLNVRDNIGYGLFRVGVAERADRIDRAISLLGLGRVAQARPAELSGGERQRVALARALVTEPKALLLDEPLAALDVESRARIRLELRDVLARLAIPAIVVTHDYDDARLLGDRIAAMHRGRIVQTGTADEMARFPADDFVAALTGTNIATVRSGDGDNGQTIAFDPWSATLSSVPTASRYEWRVEIVDIRPLGAQVRVVARGGTTLRVDINAEDAKRAGYAVGDTVFASVQEHAVRTT
- a CDS encoding NUDIX hydrolase; amino-acid sequence: MTDRKWEILSSEYVVQSPWYRLRRDACRLPDGTVIDPYYVREHDGFAVVFAVTPDGDVVFAKQYKHGFGGFVLELPAGMLEQGEGPLECARRELEEETGYTSLRFEKIAEFIADPTSSTGLSHVFVALDARPDGVLSPDPGEDIETVLVPVDRVLDEVRSGHIRAQGQVAAVYAALDRLGKLRAV
- a CDS encoding ABC transporter permease, encoding MPRLEITLGRIALGAVVALALAFLFLPLVAVFVAVPPAKALADLTSPIAVAALGLSLRTTFESVAVTILFGTPLAYWLSRSRFRGKRLLEAAVQMPIVVPPAVAGVGLLLVFGRRGLLGPTLESIHLGVAFTTAAVVIAQAFVAGPFFIVAARQAFDAIDADLVAVSRTLGASPLRTFVAVELPLAAGGILAGAALSWARALGEFGATMLFAGNLPGVTQTLPLAIYTALDSGLDVAVAMAALLLFAAFALLLLIRLLDWRMGRDAAPHRREETLDIARLPISQASS